In the genome of Massilia sp. W12, the window GTGTTTGCCCTGAAAACCTTTTCCCAGCCGGGCCAATCGGGCAAGGCGATGCCGGTCGATTTGCGCGCCAGCCTGGAAAATGTGCTGACCCTGTACCAGCATCAATTGCGGCAAATTGAGCTGCAGCGCGACTATCAGGCCATTCCGCATGTGCCGGGCTGGCCGGAAGCGCTGGCCCAGGTGTGGACGAATTTACTGCAAAACGCGCTGCAGGCGATGCAAGGACGCGGGCGCTTGCGCCTGATCATCCGGCGCCAGGGGCATGAGGCGGTGGTGGCGCTGTCAGACAGCGGCTGCGGCATTCCAGCTGAGATCCGCGAGCGTATTTTCGAGCCATTCTTCACCACCCGCGCGGAAGGCGAGGGCAGCGGGCTGGGTTTGGACATTGTCAAAAAAATCATTGACAAACATCAGGGTCGGATAGAATTTGTTACTGAGGTCGGGGCCGGCGCCACGTTTTATGTGTATCTGCCGTTCCAAACCGAGGCCTGGCCGCCAAACTGAGGCAGCGCCGGCAAGCTAACAGTAACAGGCAGGGGGAGGCATGCTTTTAACGCCGGTTGGCCTGCGCTTGATGCGCATCCTGGTTTGTTGCTTTCTGCTCGCGCTGGCGGGCGCGCTGCGTGCGCAAAATCTGTTCGTGCACGATTCCCCTTATTTTCAAAATATCGGCAACGCCGATCAAATCCCTTTTGGCGTGGTGACCGCGCTGGCGCAGGATGCGCACGGCGTGCTGTGGGTCGGCACGCAAGACGGCCTGGTGGCGCATGACGGCTACCGCTTCCGCAAATATCAACAACGCGAACACGATGCCCTGAGCCTGCCGGGAAATTATATTTCCGGCCTGTGGCCGCAAGCCGATGGCGGTCTGTGGCTGGCCACCCTGCATGACGGGGTGGCGCACTTGAGCGCAGATCGCGCCACGCTGCAAGGCCTGCCGCCCGCGCTGGCGCAGGAGTTGGCCGGCAAGCGCATCGAAGCGCTGCAAGGCGGGGCCGATGGCGGCGTGTGGCTGGGCACCAATCAGGGACTGGCCTGGTACGCCCCCGGGGCCACCCGTCTGCAATGGTGGCGCAAGAACGAAGGTTTGCTGGATGACAGAGTCAACACACTGTTATCAGACCGGCGCGGCGCCTTGTGGATCGGCAGCGCAGGCGGCCTGCAACGCTTGTGGCAGGGCCGTTTGCAACACATGGCGCGCGGCGATGGCAATACAGCTGCGGCGCAAGATGTGACCGCCTTGCTACTGGCGGCGGATGGCAAGATCTGGGGCGGCACGCGCAAGCAAGGCGGCTTTTGGCTGCAGGGCGCGGAATATGCGCTGCACTGGCTGCAGCGCACCGAGGGCAGCGCCAGCATCACCGCGATTGCGCAGGCGCAGGCGGAAACGATCTGGTTCGCCAGTCGCGGCGATGGGATTGTGCAAGTCGATGCGCGCGATGGCCGCTGGTTGCGCGATTTGCGGCATGACGCATCGCAACAGCACAGCCTGGCGATGAATGATATCAGCGCCTTGCTGCGCGATCGCGACGGCGCGATCTGGGTCGGCAGCAAGGGCGGCGGTCTGCAGCGTTATCACGGCGGCCAGGCGATTCAGCTGTTGCGCGCCAGCTTGTTGCAGGGACACAGCCTGCCGGACACGAATATCAGCAGCGTGCTGGAATTGGCCGATGGCCGGATTTTGCTGGGCAGTCCGGCGCACGGTTTGCAATTGTTTTCGCGCAGCAAGGGGCGTTTGGAAGATCCCTTGATCAGCGCTCAGTTTCAACGCAATCCGGTGCGCGCTCTGCTGCAGACGCGCGATGGCGGCATCTATGTCGGCACAGATTTGAGCGGGGTCTGGCAATTGGCCCCGGGCGCGCGCGCCTGGCGTCAATTGCCCGGCTTGCAAGACGCCCCGGTGCGTCGCCTGCTGCAAGACCGCCAGGGCAATTTATGGCTTGGCAATACGCGCGGCCTGGCGCGCTGGGATGCGCAGGCGCAGCGCTTTGTCAGCTGTCCTGATGTGCAAGGCAATAGCGTGTCCCCCTGGATCACCAGCATGGTGGAAGACAATACCGGCGCGCTGTGGCTGGGCAGCATCAATGGCCTGTGGCGCATGGAGGCCGGCAGTTGCCGCTTGCAGCAAATGCAGCATACTGCGGGCGCGCCGGATGCCTTGCAATCGCTCGAAGTGCGCGGCCTGCTATGGGACAGCCGGGGCCGCTTATGGGTCAGCACGGCGCGCAGCCTGGAGCGTTTGCGTGAGCGCAACGGCGCCCGGGTGCGTTTCGAGCATGTCAGCGCGCGTCTCGGGCATGCCGGCGAAGACATCGGCAGCAATTTGCTGGAAGATCGGCAGGGACGCATCTGGAGTGGCCGCTTTTTGCTGGATCCGGTATTGCAGCATATGTATGAATTGGGCAAGGGCGACGGCTGGGATATCGGCACCGGCTGGATCGGCTCCTATACGCGCTGTGCGGATGGGGTGCTGCTGTATGGCGGCACGCGCGGTTTGGCGATTATTGACGCGGCCCGCTTTCATCCGCAAACCGAGCCGGCCCCTTTGCGCTTTGTCGAATTCAAGCAAAATGGACAGCTCAGCGCCTTGCCGGCGGAGCGCGTGCAATTGGGGCCGCAAGTGGCCCATTTTTCACTCGAATTCGCCAGCCTCGACTTTTCCCTGCCGGACAAAGTGCGTTACCGTTACCGCTTACTGGGACATGATGCGGGCTGGATCGAAACCGATGCGAGCCAGCGCCAGATCAGCTATGGCCGCCTGTGGCCGGGTGAATACCGGCTGCGCGTGCAGGCGCAAGACCGCTTCGGGCAATGGGACAAACAGGAACTCAGATTGGAGTTGAAGGTGCTGCCGGCCTGGTGGCAAACCTGGTGGTGTGCGCTGTTGAGTCTGCTGCTGTTGCTGGGCAGTATCTGGGGTGTGTCACGCTGGCGGCTGGCCTGGATGCAGCGCAAGGCGCAGATCCTGCAGCAAACTATCAGCCAGCGCACGGCGGATATCTTGAATTTGGCGAACATCGGGCGCGAGCTGACCGCCACGCTGGATCTGGAGCAAGCCTTGGCGCGTTTGCATCAGCAAATCAATACCCGCTTAGACGCGCATGTGTTTCTGGTCGCTTTATATGATGAGGCGCAACAGCAATTGCGCTATGTGTATGACATTGAAGGCGGGCACAGACAGCCGCAACATGTGCTGGACATGCAAGCCGGGCCGCGTGCGGCGATCTGGTGTGTGCGCGAGCGGCGCGAATTGCGCACCCGCCAACGCGCCGATCTGCATCAATATCTGGGACAGATTCCCGCCCCCATGTCGGGCCAGCCGATGCAAAGCATTTTGTATTTACCCTTATGCGCCGGGGAGCAGGTGTTGGGCTGCCTGAGTGTGCAAAGTCCGCAGCGCGACGCCTGGCGCGATGATGAGCTGGAGTTTTTGCGCGTGCTGGTCAGCTATACCGCGATTGCGGTTTCCAATTCGCAAGCGCATGGCGCATTGAGCCGGGCGCATCAGGATCTGGCGCAGGCGCACCAATATTTGCAAGACACCCAGGCGCAATTGGTGCAACAGGAAAAAATGGCCTCGCTCGGGCAATTGGTGGCGAATGTGGCGCATGAAATCAATACGCCCCTGGGCGCAGTCAAAGCCAGCGGCGGCAATATCGCCGATGCGGCGCAATTTTTGATCCAGCAGGCCCCGCCGATTTTGCATTTACTGCAAGAACATGAGATGCAGCTGTTTCAGCAATTGGTGCTGCACGCCTGCGACACCGTGCAAGTGCTGGACAGCCGCGCTGAGCGCCATGCGCGGCGTGAATTGCAGCGCGACATCGAGCGCGGCGGGGTTGGCGATGCCGCCATTGTCGCTGCGCTGCTGGTGCAATTGCAGGCGCAAGAGGCTTGGCGCGATTACCTGCCGCTGCTGCAGCACGCGCAGGCGGACAGCATTCTGGCTTGCGCCGAGCGGCTGGTGGAAGTGGTGAAAAACGCCGGCAATATCAATTTGGCGGTGGCGCGCGTGTCGAAAATCGTCTTCGCATTGAAAGCCTTTTCCCACCACAGCAGCGATGGCGAAATGCTGGCGGTGGATTTGCAGCGCAATCTCGAAACCGTGCTCACGCTTTATCAACACCAGCTGCGCGGGGTGCAATTGCTGCGTGAATATGAGGCTGAGGCGGTGGTGCTGGCGCAGCCCGATGAATTAAGCCAGGTGTGGACGAATTTGATTCAAAACGCTTTGCAAGCGATGCAATTCAAAGGGCGCCTGGTGTTATCGCTGCGCCGTATCGGCAATGAAGCGCAGGTTGCCTTGGCCGACAGCGGCGGCGGCATTCCGGCCGCGATTCAGGAGCGCATTTTTGAACCCTTCTTCACCACCAAGGCGATTGGCGAGGGCAGCGGGCTGGGGTTGGACATTGTGCGCAAAATTGTCGAACGACATCGGGGCCGGATTGAATTCATCAGCGAAAGCGGCGTCGGCGCGACTTTCTTTGTGTATTTGCCGCTGCTGGAAAACGAAGCCGCGCATGCTGTTTTGGAAACTATGCACGCTTGATTGGTGTCAGAAAAATACAAGGCCATGGACTTTTTTTGAATTTGTTCCAGGCTTGAAATGTTGCAATGCATAAACCGTTTTC includes:
- a CDS encoding two-component regulator propeller domain-containing protein; amino-acid sequence: MLLTPVGLRLMRILVCCFLLALAGALRAQNLFVHDSPYFQNIGNADQIPFGVVTALAQDAHGVLWVGTQDGLVAHDGYRFRKYQQREHDALSLPGNYISGLWPQADGGLWLATLHDGVAHLSADRATLQGLPPALAQELAGKRIEALQGGADGGVWLGTNQGLAWYAPGATRLQWWRKNEGLLDDRVNTLLSDRRGALWIGSAGGLQRLWQGRLQHMARGDGNTAAAQDVTALLLAADGKIWGGTRKQGGFWLQGAEYALHWLQRTEGSASITAIAQAQAETIWFASRGDGIVQVDARDGRWLRDLRHDASQQHSLAMNDISALLRDRDGAIWVGSKGGGLQRYHGGQAIQLLRASLLQGHSLPDTNISSVLELADGRILLGSPAHGLQLFSRSKGRLEDPLISAQFQRNPVRALLQTRDGGIYVGTDLSGVWQLAPGARAWRQLPGLQDAPVRRLLQDRQGNLWLGNTRGLARWDAQAQRFVSCPDVQGNSVSPWITSMVEDNTGALWLGSINGLWRMEAGSCRLQQMQHTAGAPDALQSLEVRGLLWDSRGRLWVSTARSLERLRERNGARVRFEHVSARLGHAGEDIGSNLLEDRQGRIWSGRFLLDPVLQHMYELGKGDGWDIGTGWIGSYTRCADGVLLYGGTRGLAIIDAARFHPQTEPAPLRFVEFKQNGQLSALPAERVQLGPQVAHFSLEFASLDFSLPDKVRYRYRLLGHDAGWIETDASQRQISYGRLWPGEYRLRVQAQDRFGQWDKQELRLELKVLPAWWQTWWCALLSLLLLLGSIWGVSRWRLAWMQRKAQILQQTISQRTADILNLANIGRELTATLDLEQALARLHQQINTRLDAHVFLVALYDEAQQQLRYVYDIEGGHRQPQHVLDMQAGPRAAIWCVRERRELRTRQRADLHQYLGQIPAPMSGQPMQSILYLPLCAGEQVLGCLSVQSPQRDAWRDDELEFLRVLVSYTAIAVSNSQAHGALSRAHQDLAQAHQYLQDTQAQLVQQEKMASLGQLVANVAHEINTPLGAVKASGGNIADAAQFLIQQAPPILHLLQEHEMQLFQQLVLHACDTVQVLDSRAERHARRELQRDIERGGVGDAAIVAALLVQLQAQEAWRDYLPLLQHAQADSILACAERLVEVVKNAGNINLAVARVSKIVFALKAFSHHSSDGEMLAVDLQRNLETVLTLYQHQLRGVQLLREYEAEAVVLAQPDELSQVWTNLIQNALQAMQFKGRLVLSLRRIGNEAQVALADSGGGIPAAIQERIFEPFFTTKAIGEGSGLGLDIVRKIVERHRGRIEFISESGVGATFFVYLPLLENEAAHAVLETMHA